The Deltaproteobacteria bacterium genomic interval ATGACGCCAAAATGCATCGGCACAGTCTCTATCGCAATTAGAGCCAGGAAATTCGATCAGGCCAATACGCGGCACGCCAGTCGCAGTTATCCTTTTCATGGCGTCACAACTTCCTGACTTGAAAGGTCTCAGAGACCGGATTAGCAAGGAATTCACGCGCCACACTTTCGACCAACGCAGCCCCTTGACCGGACTTGTCATCGACAGTCAAGATATAGCGCTTGCTGACCTGGACCGATCTGACGCCATCGTATCCGATTCTTGCCAGGGTCTCTTGGATCGCCCGAGCCTCGGGATCAAGAACTTCCGGTTTTAACTGCACCACAACTTCAAACTCAGAACTATCAGGCGAACCCACCGAGGCCATGCTAACCCTTCCGCATCAATCCTCGCCGCCGCCAGCCTTTTTCTCCGGTCCTGAGCCGCAAATCGAGGCGTTAAGATAATCCCTATTCATTCGAGCAATGAAACGAACGCTGATCTCTTTCGGACATACCGCTTCGCATTCAAACTGATTGGTACAGTTTCCAAAACCCTCTTTGTCCATCTGCTGGACCATACTGAGAGCCCGACGCTGACGCTCCGGTTGACCTTGGGGTAGCAAGCCCAGATGCGAAATCTTGGCTGAGGTAAAAAGCATCGCCGACGCATTCTTACACGCAGCCACGCACGCTCCGCATCCAATACACTGCGCAGCATCCATCGCCTGGTCTGCAGTATCCTTTGGTATTGGCAAGCAGTTAGCATCTTGTGCACCACCTGCATTTACCGAAACATATCCGCCAGCTTGGATTATCCGATCAAAGGCCGACCGGTCAACAACAAGATCCTTAATAATCGGAAAGGCCTTGGCTCTCCATGGCTCAATGTAAAGCTCGTCGCCATCTTTGAAAGAACGCATATGCAATTGACAGGTAGTCGTGGCCTTTTCCGGGCCGTGAGCTACTCCGTTAATCATGAGCGAGCAGGAACCGCAAATACCCTCGCGGCAATCATGCTCGAACGCTATGGGCTCCTCACCTTTACTGATAAGGTCTTCGTTAACTACATCAAGCATCTCCAGGAATGACATGTGAGGACTGACGTTAGGAGCGTCATAAGTCACCATTTTGCCACTAGACTTTGCGTTTTTTTGGCGCCAAACATGCAACTTTAGCTTCATTACTTATAGCTCCTCGTCGCGAGCTTGATGTTTTCATAAACCAAAGGCTCTATGTGACGCTTCGGAGCCTTACCTTCGCCTTGATGCTCCCACACCGCCGCATGGGAAAAATTTGTATCATCGCGTTTGGCTTCGCCCTCAATTTGGTACTCCTCGCGGAAGTGACCCCCGCAGGATTCCTCACGGGTTAACGCATCAGCGCACATGAGCTCACCAAACTCAAGAAAGTCGGCCACGCGCCCAGCTTTTTCAAGTGATTGGTTTAAGTTTTCACCCTCACCAAGCACACGGACGTTTTGCCAAAACTCCTCTCGCAGAGCGGGAATCTTTTGCAGAGCCTCACTTAAACCAGCACGGTTCCTGGCCATGCCGCACTGATCCCACATAATGCGACCAAGTTCTTTGTGAAAGCTATCAACAGACCGCTTTCCATTGATGCCGAGCAACCTTTGGAGTCTACCGTTGACAGCAGACTCCGCTTCTTTGAAGGCATCGCCTGACGGGGTCACAGGATCACGACTCACACCTGCCAAGTAGTTACTTATCGTGTAAGGCAGGACAAAATAGCCGTCAGCAAGACCCTGCATGAGAGCACTTGCGCCAAGGCGATTTGCTCCATGGTCGGAAAAATTAGCCTCACCGATTACAAAAAGACCTGGAATCGTGCTCTCTAGGTTATAGTCCACCCAAAGTCCACCCATCGTGTAATGGACAGCAGGGTAGATGCGCATCGGCACCCTATAGGGATCCTCACCAGTGATTCGTTCGTACATCTGAAAGAGGTTGCCGTAGCGCTGAGCGATGACATCTGACCCAAGTCTCTGGATAGAATCGCGGAAATCAAGATAAACACCGAGACCATGCTCTCCTACTCCGCGACCCTCATCACAGGCCTCCTTAGCCGACCGCGATGCAATGTCCCGAGGCGCTAGGTTGCCGTAGCTTGGGTATTTGCGCTCGAGGTAGTAGTCGCGCTCCTCCTCGGGAATTTGCTCCGGTGAGCGCCTATCGGCGGACTTTTTAGGAGCCCAAACACGCCCGTCGTTCCGTAACGATTCCGACATCAGTGTCAGTTTACTTTGGTAATCACCACTCACTGGAATGCAAGTTGGATGAATTTGCGTAAAACAAGGATTACCGAAACCTGCGCCTCGCTTATAGGCACGAAACGTGGCGGTGACGTTAGATCCCTTGGCGTTAGTCGACAGGTAGAAGACATTACCATATCCGCCACTGGCGAGCACGACGGCGTGGGCTGCAAAGCTCTCGACCTTGCCAGTTACCAAGCTGCGAACCACAATACCTGTGGCTTTTCCGTCTTTAACTACCAGGTCCAACATCTCTGTGCGCGGGAACATCTTCACTTTGCCAGCAGCAATCTGCCTTTCAAGCGACTGATAAGCTCCCAAAAGCAACTGCTGCCCAGTCTGCCCCCGAGCGTAGAAAGTACGAGACACCTGGGCACCGCCAAAAGACCTATTGGCGAGCTGACCACCATACTCCCGCGCAAAAGGGACGCCTTGCGCTACGCACTGGTCAATGATGTTGCGGCTAACCTCGGCCAAGCGGTAAACATTGGCCTCGCGAGAACGAAAATCACCGCCCTTGATTGTGTCGTAAAACAGCCGGTAAACGCTATCGCCATCGCCCTGGTAATTCTTGGCTGCATTAATCCCGCCCTGTGCCGCAATCGAGTGCGCACGTCGAGGACTGTCCTGAAAGCAAAAGCAAAGCACATTGTAGCCAAGCTCAGCCAAAGTTGCCGCCGCAGACCCCCCGGCCAACCCAGTGCCTACTACAATGACTGTATATTTTCGTTTATTTGCCGGATTAACTAGCTTGGCATTGCCTTTGTAGCTGGTCCATTTGTCGGCCAATGGGCCGGATGGGATCTTGGGATCGAGATTCATCATCGCCTCACTGTTGAATTATTGCACTAAGCCAAGCAGCACCGAGACAGGAATACTGGAAAAACCTAAAGCCAATACAACACCAAGAATTGGACCAATGGCACGTATCATCGAATTGTACTTGGGATGGTTTAGTCCGAGCGTTTGGAAGAGACTTGAAATGCCATGAGAGAGATGCGCACCAAGTAAAACCATTCCAACAACGTAACTAAATGAGACCATCGGGCTCTTAAAAGAGCTCACCAGCATGGTATAGACATCTAGTTGGGCAAACTCAGGATTAGTTACGCGAAAGGTCAGGTGCGCTAAGTGATATACGATGTAACTCAACAGCACCAACCCACTGAGTACCATCGAGCGCGATGCCGCCTTGGCTTTCGTATATGATTTTTTAGCGTAAGCTACGGGTCTTGCATTTTTATTATGAATGTTTAGCTTGATCGTAAAAAAGATGTGCAGTCCGACCATGGCCAGAAGACCAAGGCGCGCCACCCACAGCAAGGCCCCCTTGCTGTGGAGCCATTCAGAGTATGCGTTGATGGCATCTCTGCCGGCAAAAATCAGCAAATTACCCGAAAGATGGGCTACAACAAATCCCACCATAGCCAAACCTGTCAAAGCTACTGCTGACTTAGCCCCAATTGATGAACGAATGTATTGTTTAAACCAGGACATCTTCAACCCCTGCGGAGAAAACTGCCACACGAACTAAACTGAACTGACTATATTGTACCGCATCTTGATGAGAAGCGTTTTATTGATCGGGCCCCACAGTAACATCCACGGATTTATTGGCAACAAATAGCCGTGTGGCAACTCGCTGGACGTCACTCGCGGTGACCCTGCCGACAGCCCTTGGATATACCAAGAAATCGTCATAGCCGAAGCCGTAAAGCTCCATCAATGCCATGGTGCTAGTCTGAGCATCGCTTTTTTGCAAGCCCATCTCGTGCGACCCGACAATATAGCTTATCGCACGCTCTATCTCTGTCGAGGACGGGGGCCTAGAGACAAGATTTTCAAATTCAAGGCGCAGTGCTTCCATGGCACGTTCACGCTTTTCAGGGGCACAGGCTATGTAGGCTCCCACCAGACCAGGGTCACACCCATAACTGACCAAGGGGCTTACGGAATATGCTAAACTCTGCCGATCTCTCAACTCTCTGAAAAGGCGGCCACCATGGCCACCCAACACGGTCGTCAACACGTCTAGGGCAGCCCTATCGGGATCATCCCAAGTCAGTCCCCTAAAACCGTAGGCTAGGTGCACCTGCTCCCTTGCCTTACAAATCGATTCGCTGCCAAACGCGCTGGTTCCTAACTTATCTGACGTGTTAAATTGCCGCCTGGACGCTTGCGGGGTAAAGCCATCGAGGGCCTCTGAGATTAACGCCTCAACTTCCGCAGTAGATAGGTTGGAGGCAACAGCAATCACCCACGGTCCGGACCCTACAACGCTCTCGTAGGTATCCGCTAAATCCGTGAGCTGGAACTTAGCCACCGTTTCCAGTGTTCCAGTCACTGGATTGCGATAAGGGTGCTCACCAAATAGGCGCTCTTGAAACTTACGTACACAGATACTACTCGGCGAATCTGTTTGTGCGATTAAACTTTGCATGATTTCGCGTTTCGTCGAAATCCACTGCTGCTCGGGAAACACCGGACTTAAGAACGCCTCCCGGAAAAGTCGCAGCATCTGATCCGTTTGCTCTGACAAGCACTGCATGTGTATGCCGGCCGAATCCTTCCCGCTGAACCCTTCGAGGCTCGCCCCCAGCCCCTCTACCTGAGTAACCAAGGACTCAAAACTACGCTCCTTACTGGCCATTCCAACTAAAGAGAACATGGCATTGTAAAGTCCAGCCGTGACGGAGGACTCCGCACGCAAGCCACCCTCGGTAGCCGCGGTCAGTGTAAAAAGCTCGACGTGGGGATTCGATCGATGGATCAGCTTAAGCCCATCATTAATTTGGATGATTTCAGCCTGCTTTGTGCCAATGTCGGGTCGTTTATTTATGAGCGATGAAAGTCCATAAGGGGAGCCGCGCCGACCAGCCAAAACTCCGGCACGGAACTGCGCACGCAAATCAGATTCGTCGCCTTCCATATCATTAGGTATCAGCGCGACAATGGCCGCATCTTCTGGTTTCAGCCACCGCCTCGCCGCTCCTTGCACCGCTGTCTCCGGCATGTGATTGATCATCGCCATGTAAACATCGTCATAAAGCAACTTCTGCGAGGTCCGAAGACCGAAACCTAGGGCTCGCGCCTGACCATCCACCGTTTCTTCTTGATAGATACGATCTGACCTGAGATTAGCTCGGGTACGACTCAGTTCATCCCCAGTTACGGGCTCCACGTTTGAAATCAGAGAAACTTCGCGTGCAATACCTGCGATCGATGCAGCCAGAGAGTCTGGGCTCACCAGCGCACTAATCTCAAAAATTCCACCAAAAAATGGTGAATAAACCGAAGCGCTGATACTTGAAACAAGGCCTTCTTCATCACGAAGGCGACGATTAAGACGACTCATCTCCCCTGCACCAAGGGCAAAGGCCGCTACATCCAATGCGGTGCTATCTAAGTGCTCCAGCGATGGAGCTGGATAAACTACCGCCAACCGAGGTTGTTGATAATCCCCCTTGATTAGGGAGACTTTCGGCCAATCCTTGCTTGGCACTGGACGCATTGGCGCACGCGGTTGTGCTAGATCCTGTGCGCTGGACTCAACAATTAGTGAGCCGAACGTACTCTCCAGTTGAGCAAGCATCGCTGCGCCGTCAAATGACCCGGTAACCACCACTTTGCAATTATTGGCTCGGTACCATTTTTTATAGAAATCGACCAATTGCTCGCGGGTGAAACCCGATACACTCTGTTCTGACCCAATAATTGGACGTCCGGCCTCCGAGCCCTCAAACATGAGCTCAAATACGCGGCGCCCTAAAATGCTCCCCGGGCTATCGTTCGATCGTCTGATCTCCTCAAGAATGACCTCACGCTCACGCTCTACCTCGGACTCATCCAGTAAACTGAAGGCAAACGCATCAAACAACAGGTCAACACCTAGGTCCGCATAAGCGGCGCCAAGTGTTAAGTGGAAGACAGTCTGATCGAATGTGGTATATGCATTGATCTCCCCACCACAAGCTTCAACTGTTGAGGCAATTTCTCCGACCCCTCGTCGGGCCGTTCCTTTGAAGAGCATATGCTCAAGAAAGTGCGCCATGCCTCGCTCATCGGAAGCCTCGTGCATGGAACCCACACCAACCCAAACCTGAATAGCTACCACCGGTGTAAAGTGGTTCTCTTTGACGACAACCTCAACACCGCTCGGGAGTATTTCGTGAATCATTACATAGCCATTTCTACGTTCAGTGTTACAGCCTGGTGGGCCGCTGATAATTTGAGGTATGGCCGAGAGGCCGTATATGCAAGGCTAAAATTCTTGCTACTGAGCGAAATTCCGCCAGCTAATGCGTTGCGATCGTCTGTGAGCGAAGCTCCATAAGAGCCCAAAATTTTTAAATATTCCTGAACCTGGAAGGTGCTGGATACAATCACCAGCCGTTCGGGTTTATCCATGCCCCGAGGCGTTGCAGTGGTGCCAGCATTTGCAGGTACCTCAAAGCTATCGACACGATCTCGTTGCCGGATGTCAACGTTGACGGCGAATAGCTGACTAAATTGGTAGGCTGTGCCTAGACGAAAGGTGCGTGGAGCAAAGTCACGCACCCGCTTACTCGCCAGATTCTGCGCCGAGGCGCCGATGGTCCAACCAGTTGAAATCGTACCTAATAGTCCCATATTGAGGCCCACGCCCGTTAATCGCTGCTCTCCCTGCTTGTAGAACAGCGAATCAATGGTCGGCTTAGTATCGATATAAGTCCCCCCGATCCCAACCGAAATGCCCTCAAATTGTTGAGCCAAAGCAAGGGACACGCGCCTGGTTACCGGCGAGTCATAGGAAAACTCTGCTGAACGTTGGTCTTCTGCTACCTTGGGGTACTGATAATCCTCGGTGAAGCTGTTGTAGCTGAAACCAGCCGCCACCGGAGCACTGGTTGTATCAACAACGCCAAGTTGGTAGTAATCGCGCCCTGATGTCGGCCAATGGTACACACCGTGGACTACATAAGTTTTCGGTGCGATCAGTGCCGCAGGGTTAACGGTGATAGCCGTGAAGCTGTCGGTCCCACCCGCCCCGCTGTTTAGTGTCGCAACGCCCAATCCGCTGGTTACTTCGAACTCATCGGGCACCCTATGGTCGTCTGCGGCGAAAACCGGAACAGTATTGGCCAGTATGAGCCCGGCTAATACGAAATTCTTCCCACTGAAAACCATCCCGCCACCTCTAGGCTTTAACGGCATCCTTGGCAGTCGGTTGCTTCGTCAAACCTGACACATTAGACTTCATGACCTTGATCGCAGTGTTATTTGCCACCTCTATGGTCACAAATGACTCAGCCACAGCTCTGACCTTACCAATAATGCCACCAGAAGTTACAACCTCGTCTCCTGCCTTTAGATTGGTCAGAAGATCGGCATGCTCTTTGGCCTTTTTCTGCTGCGGCCTAATGATAAGAAAGTACATGATAAATAGAAAACCCACTGGCATAGCCAGCATCTCAACTAGCGAGGGGCTCTTGGCTGGTGCCACTTCGGTCGCTTGCGCCATGGCGGTAGCCGCGTTAAGAATGAGTTGAATCACAAGTTATCCTCCGGCATATGGGAACCGGCCGACCTTAGCTGAATAAGTTGGGACGATCAAGGTATTGGCAGAGGCAGTTTCGAAAACAACTTGATGGACAGGATATGCGCCTCGACCTAGACGAACTTAATAGCCCCCAAAGGGATGCCGTTACCACAATTGACGGGCCTGTAATGATTCTCGCTGGGGCGGGTACCGGCAAAACCCGGGTCATCACTTATCGCTTAGCATATATGCTGGGTGCGGGCATCCCGGCCGAATCGATTGTGGCTCTCTCCTTTACAAACAAAGCCGCCAAAGAGATGTCTGAACGGGTGCGCAGGCTCATTGGGGAGCGTGCCAAAAAGTCGTGGCTCGGTACCTTTCATAGCTTCTGTCTGAGCCTGCTTCGACGATTTCCGAACGAGGCGGGTCTAACTCCCGGGTTCAGCCTGGCGGGTACTGCAGACCAGCTCGATCTGGTACGCAAAGGACTAGAGGAAAAAAATTGGGCCGGTCTGTACCACATAGACCAGTTGCACCACCAAATTGGAATGGCCAAGAATCAGCTACTCACGGCCGAAGACCTTAGGTCTGGTAAGGGTGTTGGTCGCGTTGGCATCGACAACCAGGTGCTTTCGGAGGTTTTCGATCTTTACGAGCGCCAACTTCGTCTCAATCGAGTCATTGATTTTGATGATTGCATATACAAAACTGTGTTGATGCTTCGGAGAAATCCCAGTATTTGCGAGAGAATCCAACGTGAATACAGATATTTCATGGTAGATGAGTATCAGGACACCAATACCTCTCAGCTTGCCGTATTGGAGCTGTTGGCTAGCTCTTCGCATGATGTCTGTGTGGTTGGGGACGATGATCAATCAATTTATTCGTGGCGCGGGGCTATGTACGAGGTCCTGGAGCGCTTTGAACAACTATTTCCGAACACTAGGGTCATCAAGCTCGAACAAAACTACCGTTGCTCTAACGTAATCTTGGACGCTGCCAATACTGTTATCCGGAACAATCAAAGGCGCAAAGAGAAGACACTGTGGAGCGCCTCTCAAGAAACCGCGCCGATAGTTCTAAGCCCTTGCGAAGACGAAACCGCAGAGGCAAACTTGGTGGCAGAAAAGTGTATAAGCTTGATGGGTGGCGGTCTTGAGCCCCGCGATGTAGGAATACTATACAGAGCCAACAAGCAATCTACCCCGATTGAGCTAGCTCTGAGAGAGGCGCGCCTACCATACCGTACTTACGGAGGCCAAAGTTTTTTCGAGAAGAAAGAGGTCAAGGACTTTGTTTGCTATCTACGTCTTGTACTAGACTCTGAGGACAGACTGGCCCTGTGGCGCATTGTCAATACACCGAACCGTGGCATCGGCCTGAAAACCTTAGAACGCATTGAAGACCAAGCAAAATCCACGAAACTTTCCCCATTTCAGGTTATGCGAGATCTGAGTCAATTAAACGGCAAGGCTGAGTCAGCCATGCGCGCTTTTGTCCAACTCATTGATCAACTGCGCGAGCTACCTCTAGACACCGCTGACCACTACGAGGCCCTTGGCTTGCAGATACTGAAGTTGTCGGGACTTGAGCAGGGCATACGCTTGCGGACCGAGGATACAGGCTCGCGAGAACGTAAAATTAGCAATTTGCGGAGTTTACCCAAGTGGTTCGGCACTCTTGCCAGAGAGTCCAGTGACGATACTGGCAACGTCAATGTTCGTGACCTGCTTGATTCGCTAGCCCTAGACAACGATAGGAAAGAAGAAACCAAAGATGGCGGCAATCACATTTCCTTGATGACGATTCATGCCTCTAAAGGCCTTGAGTTTCCAGCCGTTTTTGTGATTGGACTCGAGGAGGAACAATTGCCTCACAAGAACAGCATTCAAGATCCTCAGGCATTATGTGAGGAGCGACGACTTTTCTATGTTGCACTGACCCGGGCTAAGAAAAAGCTCCACCTTAGTTACTGCCTCGATAGAAGTTCTGGTTATCAAGGTAAACAGTCACGTCAGCCCTCTCGGTTCCTTGACGAAGTGCCAGCTCAAACCTTTCTGCGCTCAGACGATGCCGTCAATTTAGCTAATAGGATTTCGTCGGAAAACGAACGCAAGGCCCAGACGGCAAAGCGACTAGGTTCCTTGCGGGAAAGTCTTAATGGATGGCGTCGCTAGCGGATGACTTCGGCGTCGAGTAGACCCTTTTCGTTAACAAACTCGCGCAGCTTCTGCAGTATCCTGTTCTCAATTTGACGCGCCCTCTCCCGCGTGACACCGTATCTGTCGCCAATTTCCTGTAAGGTAAGTGGTTCCTCTGACATCATCCGAGCATCAAATATCTCTAGGTCTCGGCCTTTCAAAGTACTTCGAAAATCATTGAGATGATCAGAAAAAATCCGTCTTACTTCCTCATTGGCAAGTACGTCCTCTGCTCCGCTGCTTTCAGAGGACAGTAGCTGCCCCCTGGTAGTCGCGTCAGGCTCGTTGCTAAGAGGGGCATCTAGAGAGACATCAGGGGCCGCAAGCCTGGC includes:
- the purS gene encoding phosphoribosylformylglycinamidine synthase subunit PurS codes for the protein MASVGSPDSSEFEVVVQLKPEVLDPEARAIQETLARIGYDGVRSVQVSKRYILTVDDKSGQGAALVESVAREFLANPVSETFQVRKL
- a CDS encoding succinate dehydrogenase/fumarate reductase iron-sulfur subunit, whose translation is MKLKLHVWRQKNAKSSGKMVTYDAPNVSPHMSFLEMLDVVNEDLISKGEEPIAFEHDCREGICGSCSLMINGVAHGPEKATTTCQLHMRSFKDGDELYIEPWRAKAFPIIKDLVVDRSAFDRIIQAGGYVSVNAGGAQDANCLPIPKDTADQAMDAAQCIGCGACVAACKNASAMLFTSAKISHLGLLPQGQPERQRRALSMVQQMDKEGFGNCTNQFECEAVCPKEISVRFIARMNRDYLNASICGSGPEKKAGGGED
- a CDS encoding fumarate reductase/succinate dehydrogenase flavoprotein subunit yields the protein MNLDPKIPSGPLADKWTSYKGNAKLVNPANKRKYTVIVVGTGLAGGSAAATLAELGYNVLCFCFQDSPRRAHSIAAQGGINAAKNYQGDGDSVYRLFYDTIKGGDFRSREANVYRLAEVSRNIIDQCVAQGVPFAREYGGQLANRSFGGAQVSRTFYARGQTGQQLLLGAYQSLERQIAAGKVKMFPRTEMLDLVVKDGKATGIVVRSLVTGKVESFAAHAVVLASGGYGNVFYLSTNAKGSNVTATFRAYKRGAGFGNPCFTQIHPTCIPVSGDYQSKLTLMSESLRNDGRVWAPKKSADRRSPEQIPEEERDYYLERKYPSYGNLAPRDIASRSAKEACDEGRGVGEHGLGVYLDFRDSIQRLGSDVIAQRYGNLFQMYERITGEDPYRVPMRIYPAVHYTMGGLWVDYNLESTIPGLFVIGEANFSDHGANRLGASALMQGLADGYFVLPYTISNYLAGVSRDPVTPSGDAFKEAESAVNGRLQRLLGINGKRSVDSFHKELGRIMWDQCGMARNRAGLSEALQKIPALREEFWQNVRVLGEGENLNQSLEKAGRVADFLEFGELMCADALTREESCGGHFREEYQIEGEAKRDDTNFSHAAVWEHQGEGKAPKRHIEPLVYENIKLATRSYK
- a CDS encoding succinate dehydrogenase cytochrome b subunit, with the protein product MSWFKQYIRSSIGAKSAVALTGLAMVGFVVAHLSGNLLIFAGRDAINAYSEWLHSKGALLWVARLGLLAMVGLHIFFTIKLNIHNKNARPVAYAKKSYTKAKAASRSMVLSGLVLLSYIVYHLAHLTFRVTNPEFAQLDVYTMLVSSFKSPMVSFSYVVGMVLLGAHLSHGISSLFQTLGLNHPKYNSMIRAIGPILGVVLALGFSSIPVSVLLGLVQ
- a CDS encoding insulinase family protein, with the translated sequence MIHEILPSGVEVVVKENHFTPVVAIQVWVGVGSMHEASDERGMAHFLEHMLFKGTARRGVGEIASTVEACGGEINAYTTFDQTVFHLTLGAAYADLGVDLLFDAFAFSLLDESEVEREREVILEEIRRSNDSPGSILGRRVFELMFEGSEAGRPIIGSEQSVSGFTREQLVDFYKKWYRANNCKVVVTGSFDGAAMLAQLESTFGSLIVESSAQDLAQPRAPMRPVPSKDWPKVSLIKGDYQQPRLAVVYPAPSLEHLDSTALDVAAFALGAGEMSRLNRRLRDEEGLVSSISASVYSPFFGGIFEISALVSPDSLAASIAGIAREVSLISNVEPVTGDELSRTRANLRSDRIYQEETVDGQARALGFGLRTSQKLLYDDVYMAMINHMPETAVQGAARRWLKPEDAAIVALIPNDMEGDESDLRAQFRAGVLAGRRGSPYGLSSLINKRPDIGTKQAEIIQINDGLKLIHRSNPHVELFTLTAATEGGLRAESSVTAGLYNAMFSLVGMASKERSFESLVTQVEGLGASLEGFSGKDSAGIHMQCLSEQTDQMLRLFREAFLSPVFPEQQWISTKREIMQSLIAQTDSPSSICVRKFQERLFGEHPYRNPVTGTLETVAKFQLTDLADTYESVVGSGPWVIAVASNLSTAEVEALISEALDGFTPQASRRQFNTSDKLGTSAFGSESICKAREQVHLAYGFRGLTWDDPDRAALDVLTTVLGGHGGRLFRELRDRQSLAYSVSPLVSYGCDPGLVGAYIACAPEKRERAMEALRLEFENLVSRPPSSTEIERAISYIVGSHEMGLQKSDAQTSTMALMELYGFGYDDFLVYPRAVGRVTASDVQRVATRLFVANKSVDVTVGPDQ
- the yajC gene encoding preprotein translocase subunit YajC; the encoded protein is MIQLILNAATAMAQATEVAPAKSPSLVEMLAMPVGFLFIMYFLIIRPQQKKAKEHADLLTNLKAGDEVVTSGGIIGKVRAVAESFVTIEVANNTAIKVMKSNVSGLTKQPTAKDAVKA
- a CDS encoding ATP-dependent DNA helicase PcrA codes for the protein MRLDLDELNSPQRDAVTTIDGPVMILAGAGTGKTRVITYRLAYMLGAGIPAESIVALSFTNKAAKEMSERVRRLIGERAKKSWLGTFHSFCLSLLRRFPNEAGLTPGFSLAGTADQLDLVRKGLEEKNWAGLYHIDQLHHQIGMAKNQLLTAEDLRSGKGVGRVGIDNQVLSEVFDLYERQLRLNRVIDFDDCIYKTVLMLRRNPSICERIQREYRYFMVDEYQDTNTSQLAVLELLASSSHDVCVVGDDDQSIYSWRGAMYEVLERFEQLFPNTRVIKLEQNYRCSNVILDAANTVIRNNQRRKEKTLWSASQETAPIVLSPCEDETAEANLVAEKCISLMGGGLEPRDVGILYRANKQSTPIELALREARLPYRTYGGQSFFEKKEVKDFVCYLRLVLDSEDRLALWRIVNTPNRGIGLKTLERIEDQAKSTKLSPFQVMRDLSQLNGKAESAMRAFVQLIDQLRELPLDTADHYEALGLQILKLSGLEQGIRLRTEDTGSRERKISNLRSLPKWFGTLARESSDDTGNVNVRDLLDSLALDNDRKEETKDGGNHISLMTIHASKGLEFPAVFVIGLEEEQLPHKNSIQDPQALCEERRLFYVALTRAKKKLHLSYCLDRSSGYQGKQSRQPSRFLDEVPAQTFLRSDDAVNLANRISSENERKAQTAKRLGSLRESLNGWRR